In Geminocystis sp. NIES-3708, a single window of DNA contains:
- the alr gene encoding alanine racemase, with amino-acid sequence MNHSSSEHKKQRAWININHQALTHNVQEVKKILLDRTLLMAVIKADAYGHGAIKVAQTLLKSGVDALAIATLSEGIELRQGGIIAPILILGAINTVDEVKDIVKYNLEPTLCTPSQALIFAETLEHLNTTLSVHLKLDTGMSRLGTHWHNTVDFVHYIQQFPQLHLSSIYSHLATADDINTSFMELQNSRFQEAISALEALNIPIPSLHLANSAGTLANQNLHYDMVRVGLALYGIFPAPHLKDKVKLQPVLEVKARITQIKTLPPNTGVSYSHTFKSDFPIKMAVVGIGYADGIPRLLSNKMKVIIKGKLFAQIGNITMDQMMLNVTDFPDLEVGEVVTLLGKDGNLEITADDWANTIGTISWEILCSFKHRLPRINNR; translated from the coding sequence ATGAATCATTCTTCTTCTGAACATAAAAAACAAAGGGCATGGATTAACATTAATCATCAAGCCTTAACTCATAATGTACAAGAAGTTAAAAAAATATTACTTGATCGAACTCTATTAATGGCTGTTATTAAAGCTGATGCTTACGGGCATGGTGCAATAAAAGTAGCTCAAACTCTCTTAAAATCAGGAGTTGATGCTTTAGCTATTGCTACGTTATCCGAAGGTATTGAATTAAGACAAGGGGGTATTATTGCACCAATCCTCATTTTAGGGGCGATTAACACAGTAGATGAAGTTAAAGATATTGTTAAATATAACTTAGAGCCTACTTTATGTACTCCTTCTCAGGCTTTGATTTTTGCTGAAACATTAGAACATCTTAATACTACTTTATCTGTACATCTCAAATTAGATACGGGAATGTCAAGACTTGGCACTCATTGGCATAATACAGTAGATTTTGTTCATTATATTCAACAATTTCCTCAATTACATCTCTCAAGTATTTATTCTCACTTAGCTACGGCAGATGATATTAACACGTCATTTATGGAGCTACAAAATTCTCGTTTTCAAGAAGCTATTTCCGCTTTAGAAGCCCTAAATATTCCTATCCCTTCACTACATTTAGCTAATTCTGCTGGTACTTTAGCTAATCAAAATTTACACTATGATATGGTGAGAGTTGGTTTAGCTTTATATGGTATTTTTCCCGCACCTCATTTAAAAGATAAAGTAAAACTACAACCAGTCTTAGAAGTTAAAGCTCGTATTACTCAAATTAAGACTTTACCACCAAATACTGGGGTTAGTTATAGTCATACTTTTAAATCTGATTTTCCTATTAAAATGGCGGTAGTGGGAATTGGCTATGCAGATGGAATTCCTCGTTTATTATCTAATAAAATGAAGGTAATAATTAAAGGAAAATTGTTCGCTCAAATTGGTAATATTACAATGGATCAAATGATGTTAAATGTCACTGATTTTCCTGATTTAGAAGTAGGAGAAGTGGTTACTTTATTAGGAAAAGATGGTAATTTAGAAATTACTGCCGATGATTGGGCTAATACCATTGGTACAATTTCATGGGAAATATTATGCAGTTTTAAACACCGTTTACCGAGAATTAATAATAGATAA
- a CDS encoding MFS transporter, with protein sequence MNFLKTFQSIEKNKLINLLILFLCALFFWISLTCLLPTLPAYIQDIGATAKQVGYVMGCFAIGLLLSRVWLGKLADDGLTQLIQQIKLHSTISKFLTRTLRKLIGRLVDYPSRKIVIIIGTLVATIAPIGYLMLNSIPELMVIRAFHGVSIAAFTTGYSALVVDLSPPKQRGELIGYMSLAVPIGMAVGPAIGGFLQEYTNYQVLFAFSSGSSFLAFFLAIQIREFESSSKQGKNSHIISSKRDKSNDRTFKQIIFNPSFFVPTLILLLIGSLFGALVTFLPLYLRYIGLTLNVGLFYTTAAIASFVVRFISGQASDKHGRGIFITISIMCYVLSMILLTFVQSNNILLLSAILEGTGAGMLVPIILALISDRCSATERGKVFAICVSGFDVGVALGGPVLGSLLLDLGYRFLFAVTAMMAIIAFIIFISFSNKDMVNSWRFAFGDAPDLYKIIDN encoded by the coding sequence GTGAATTTTCTGAAAACCTTTCAGAGTATTGAGAAAAATAAATTAATCAATTTACTAATTCTCTTTCTATGTGCCTTATTTTTTTGGATAAGTCTCACCTGTTTATTGCCAACTTTACCTGCTTATATTCAAGATATTGGTGCTACAGCTAAACAAGTGGGTTACGTCATGGGGTGTTTTGCTATTGGGCTATTATTATCTCGTGTTTGGTTAGGAAAATTAGCAGATGATGGATTAACTCAATTAATTCAACAAATAAAACTCCATTCAACTATCAGTAAATTTTTAACTCGTACTTTACGAAAATTGATTGGTAGATTAGTTGATTATCCGAGCCGAAAAATAGTGATAATTATTGGTACATTAGTTGCAACCATCGCTCCTATCGGATATTTAATGTTAAATTCTATTCCTGAATTAATGGTGATTCGTGCTTTTCATGGTGTAAGTATCGCCGCTTTTACCACAGGTTATAGTGCATTAGTGGTGGACTTATCACCGCCGAAACAAAGAGGAGAATTAATCGGTTATATGAGTCTAGCTGTGCCTATTGGTATGGCTGTAGGACCTGCTATAGGAGGTTTCTTACAAGAATATACCAACTACCAAGTATTATTTGCATTTTCCTCTGGTTCTAGTTTTTTAGCTTTCTTTTTAGCTATACAAATTAGGGAATTTGAATCTTCTTCAAAACAAGGAAAAAACTCCCATATTATTTCTTCTAAACGAGATAAATCAAATGATCGCACTTTCAAACAAATAATTTTTAATCCTTCTTTTTTCGTTCCTACTCTGATTCTATTATTAATTGGTAGCTTATTTGGTGCATTAGTAACATTTTTACCCCTATATTTACGATATATTGGATTGACCCTCAATGTCGGATTATTTTACACTACAGCCGCCATCGCTTCTTTTGTGGTCAGATTTATTTCAGGACAAGCATCAGATAAACATGGTAGAGGTATTTTTATTACTATTAGTATTATGTGCTATGTCTTATCAATGATTTTACTGACATTTGTTCAAAGTAATAACATCTTACTATTATCTGCCATCCTAGAAGGTACCGGAGCTGGAATGTTAGTGCCAATCATCCTTGCCTTAATTTCTGACAGATGTAGTGCAACAGAGAGAGGAAAAGTGTTTGCTATCTGTGTCAGTGGCTTTGATGTGGGGGTTGCATTAGGTGGTCCTGTGTTAGGTAGTTTATTATTAGACTTAGGTTATCGTTTCCTGTTTGCCGTGACTGCGATGATGGCAATAATAGCTTTTATAATTTTTATCAGTTTTTCTAACAAAGACATGGTTAATTCTTGGCGTTTTGCCTTCGGGGATGCCCCAGATTTATATAAAATTATTGATAATTGA
- a CDS encoding DNA polymerase III subunit delta', with amino-acid sequence MKPLAKLIGQPLAIELLERAIAKNHVAPAYLFVGADGIGKAFAAKCFTEMLMIDETENYLQACKKLYAGNHPDFLWVEPTYNDKGVLLTATDAIEKGFKRKTSPKIRIEQIREISQFLARPPLKCDRSVVVIESAELMAESAGNALLKTLEEPGQATIILIAPSIDSILSTLVSRCQIIPFSRLSEEHLKLVLYREDAAQVLDYPQLIKLSQGCPGKAISDWQKLREIPSDLLLQLTKLPDNVIDGLNLAKQISKDIELENQIWLADYLQYLYWDKERKINIIEALEKVKKFLSRYIQPRLVWDCFFLDII; translated from the coding sequence ATGAAGCCTCTTGCTAAGTTAATCGGACAACCTCTTGCCATAGAATTATTAGAACGGGCGATCGCCAAAAATCATGTCGCACCTGCTTATTTATTTGTAGGGGCAGACGGCATTGGAAAAGCATTTGCGGCGAAATGTTTTACAGAAATGTTGATGATTGATGAAACGGAAAATTATCTTCAGGCTTGTAAAAAATTATATGCAGGAAATCACCCTGATTTTTTATGGGTAGAACCAACTTACAATGATAAAGGAGTGTTATTAACTGCTACAGACGCAATAGAAAAAGGCTTTAAACGCAAAACATCCCCAAAAATTAGAATCGAACAAATTAGAGAAATTAGTCAATTTTTAGCTCGTCCACCGTTAAAGTGTGATCGCTCTGTAGTCGTAATTGAATCGGCTGAATTAATGGCAGAATCCGCAGGAAATGCGTTATTAAAAACGTTAGAAGAACCAGGACAAGCTACTATTATTTTAATAGCACCTAGCATCGATTCCATCTTGTCAACTTTAGTTTCTCGATGTCAAATTATCCCTTTTTCTCGTCTTAGTGAAGAACATTTAAAGTTAGTTTTATATCGAGAAGATGCCGCACAAGTTTTAGATTATCCACAATTAATTAAACTATCTCAAGGATGTCCCGGAAAAGCAATCTCTGATTGGCAAAAATTACGAGAAATTCCTTCAGATTTACTGTTACAATTAACTAAATTACCTGATAATGTTATAGATGGTTTAAATTTAGCAAAACAAATTAGTAAAGATATTGAGTTAGAAAATCAAATTTGGTTGGCTGATTATTTACAATATTTATATTGGGATAAAGAACGAAAAATTAATATTATTGAAGCCTTAGAAAAAGTTAAAAAATTTTTATCTCGTTATATACAACCTCGTCTAGTTTGGGATTGTTTTTTCTTAGATATAATTTAA
- a CDS encoding transcriptional repressor, with amino-acid sequence MSLDTTASIKKKLNSRGWRMTPQREKILEVFNNLPQGNHLSAEELHKLLEEEGENISLSTIYRSVKLMTKMRVLRELELAEGHKHYELNHPYPHHHHHIVCVQCNKTIEFQDDSILKHSLKQCQKEDFQLIDCQLTVTTICQEAIEMGWPSTLPSDWCCSRAIADGQHKINH; translated from the coding sequence ATGTCTTTAGATACTACCGCATCAATCAAAAAAAAGCTCAATTCCAGAGGTTGGCGAATGACACCTCAACGGGAGAAAATCCTTGAGGTATTTAACAATCTTCCTCAAGGTAATCATCTGAGTGCAGAAGAATTGCATAAATTACTAGAAGAAGAAGGGGAAAATATTAGTTTATCGACTATTTATCGTAGTGTTAAATTAATGACAAAAATGCGAGTTTTGCGTGAGTTAGAATTAGCGGAAGGTCATAAACATTATGAATTAAATCATCCTTATCCCCATCATCATCATCATATTGTTTGTGTTCAATGTAACAAAACTATTGAGTTTCAAGATGATTCTATTCTTAAGCATAGTCTCAAACAATGTCAAAAAGAGGATTTTCAATTAATAGATTGTCAGTTAACGGTTACTACTATTTGTCAGGAAGCCATTGAAATGGGTTGGCCTTCAACTTTACCGAGTGATTGGTGTTGTAGTCGAGCCATTGCTGATGGACAACATAAAATTAACCATTAA